One genomic window of Sardina pilchardus chromosome 15, fSarPil1.1, whole genome shotgun sequence includes the following:
- the ahsg1 gene encoding alpha-2-HS-glycoprotein 1: protein MRGLLLLALAIPAVLAASLPPTDKPFTCTEEDKEAAAKVAEHFINHHHHRGYKFRLDKITSAKAENKGTPECQLLLDLALGETKCHIIDPKPLEKCDIREFDDTQVKSTCSVTVKETDGKAIVEKYSCETNAVPAEELNRQCPDCPSLIPLHDPQGLDSVRSAVKKFNEEKKHEKHFRLMEIGRMLTQWTFMGQSIFADFAVVETNCTADVKAEDQDNCLTLCDDEAHHGLCESTLLGNGEVDVQCTIFDIQNDTIFHHHTPPTVANCTKPPFPHLDPASHPPFGRPPPGPPGPPGPPGPQGRPGHPPRHPGGFGPMAPGGPPPKHFFPQCPGVVKIPPTIHPICPFPPPPPPQPRHEHDPASHQSPVFQLSAQ, encoded by the exons ATGAGGGGACTGTTATTGCTAGCCTTGGCCATCCCCGCAGTGCTGGCCGCCAGCCTGCCCCCAACTGACAAGCCCTTCACCTGCACGGAGGAAGACAAGGAGGCGGCCGCCAAGGTGGCTGAGCACTTCAtcaaccaccaccatcaccgtgGTTACAAGTTCCGTCTCGACAAAATCACCTCTGCCAAAGCAGAGAACAAG GGCACCCCTGAATGTCAGCTGCTTCTTGATTTGGCCTTAGGTGAAACCAAATGCCACATCATCGACCCCAAACCATTAGAGAAATGTGATATTCGTGAATTTGATGACACA CAAGTCAAGTCCACATGCAGTGTGACAGTGAAGGAGACAGACGGGAAAGCAATCGTTGAAAAATACTCTTGCGAAACTAATGCAG TACCTGCAGAGGAACTGAACAGACAGTGCCCTGACTGCCCCTCGTTGATCCCCTTACATGACCCCCAAGGTCTGGACAGCGTCCGCAGCGCTGTCAAGAAATTCAACGAGGAGAAAAAGCACGAGAAACACTTCAGGCTGATGGAGATTGGCAGGATGTTAACTCAG TGGACGTTCATGGGACAGTCCATCTTTGCTGATTTTGCAGTTGTTGAAACTAACTGTACCGCTGACGTTAAAGCAGAAGATCAGGACAACTGCCTTACTCTTTGTGACGATGAAGCT CACCATGGTCTCTGTGAGTCAACATTGCTTGGGAATGGTGAAGTGGATGTTCAGTGCACTATATTTGATATCCAG AACGACACAATtttccaccaccacacacctccCACTGTAGCCAACTGTACAAAACCGCCGTTTCCACATCTGGACCCTGCATCCCACCCTCCTTTTGGTAGACCTCCTCCTGGACCTCCAGGACCTCCAGGACCTCCAGGACCTCAAGGACGTCCAGGACACCCGCCTAGACACCCTGGAGGCTTTGGCCCCATGGCTCCTGGCGGGCCTCCACCCAAACACTTTTTCCCCCAGTGTCCAGGCGTTGTGAAAATCCCTCCGACGATCCACCCCATCTgtcccttcccccctcctcctcccccccaaccCCGACATGAGCATGACCCGGCGTCCCACCAATCCCCCGTTTTTCAACTTTCAGCTCAGTGA
- the si:ch211-262h13.5 gene encoding alpha-2-HS-glycoprotein, which produces MTADSTKMISLTTASSSTFAWAFVFANVFYVSAQVIELTPVPCDDKSVEKLARLAITYINEDRQTGYKFALNRITNVQLHAQGPAGKVYYLDADVLETKCHVKSPKPWKRCDVRPFMETQISGNCNITLLHDAGGYEYLYSYDCTLVPDPPEKLQKTCPVCPLLLQVDSREALGAALLTLNKYKAQSTLPVSLALHTITRASAQRVPFKRTFVEFTIAECGEGLTASGFCEPVDAVRKPIGFCAGVVVGNSWFQQDAKVSCEIFHPQRFGSSAKVNVKPVVHDVPPTVATEPGTGIDAVVPEVPGPNPNPYTPIQPPVVPDDRLLDPIHHTPMTYDPMVVSPHVAASSSEESSESQSSEELGVTVTRPSADFRYKPYRRKRHAIFGTKPPHTPVFLAVFPSGDSPFRSCPGVPRYTTL; this is translated from the exons ATGACGGCTGACAGCACAAAAATGATTTCGCTCACGACAGCGAGTTCATCCACTTTTGCCTGGGCATTTGTTTTCGCAAATGTCTTTTACGTATCGGCTCAAGTGATAGAATTAACACCTGTTCCTTGTGATGACAAAAGCGTGGAAAAATTGGCTCGACTTGCCATCACCTATATAAATGAAGATCGACAGACGGGATATAAATTTGCTCTCAATAGAATTACCAACGTACAGCTTCACGCACAG GGACCCGCTGGAAAAGTTTACTACCTCGATGCAGATGTACTCGAGACCAAGTGCCACGTGAAGAGCCCCAAACCCTGGAAGCGATGTGACGTACGACCTTTCATGGAAACT caaATTTCAGGGAACTGCAACATAACCCTTCTTCATGATGCTGGCGGATACGAGTATCTATACAGCTATGACTGCACTCTAGTACCAG ATCCACCAGAGAAGCTTCAGAAGACGTGCCCAGTCTGTCCTCTCTTGCTCCAAGTGGACAGCCGAGAGGCCTTGGGAGCAGCTCTTCTCACACTCAACAAGTACAAGGCCCAGAGCACACTTCCTGTAAGCCTGGCCCTGCACACCATCACACGCGCCTctgcacag CGTGTACCATTTAAGCGCACCTTCGTCGAGTTTACCATTGCAGAGTGTGGAGAGGGACTAACTGCCTCAGGTTTCTGTGAGCCAGTGGATGCTGTGAGAAAG CCCATTGGTTTCTGTGCTGGAGTTGTTGTTGGTAACAGCTGGTTCCAACAAGATGCTAAGGTGTCCTGTGAAATATTCCACCCACAG CGCTTTGGCTCTTCAGCCAAGGTCAATGTAAAGCCTGTGGTCCACGATGTTCCCCCCACTGTTGCGACGGAACCGGGTACTGGAATCGATGCTGTCGTCCCTGAAGTTCCGGGTCCGAACCCGAACCCATACACGCCCATTCAGCCACCTGTGGTGCCCGACGACAGGCTCTTGGACCCCATCCATCATACTCCTATGACCTATGACCCCATGGTTGTGAGTCCACATGTTGCAGCGTCCTCCAGCGAGGAGTCATCAGAGTCCCAGTCTTCTGAGGAGCTTGGGGTCACCGTCACCAGACCTTCGGCGGACTTCCGCTACAAGCCTTACCGCAGGAAGAGACATGCCATCTTTGGCACCAAACCTCCCCACACCCCAGTGTTCCTTGCGGTGTTCCCCAGTGGAGACTCCCCTTTCCGCTCCTGCCCTGGGGTTCCTCGCTACACCACTCTGTAG
- the fetub gene encoding fetuin B, which produces MKQCVLLLLAVACVHAAPVDVLAPGSCKDAVALGAAEQALNKINADRSEGYVFGLHRLSNVHQMQHGENGIVFYLTLDVAETKCHVLSKKSYKDCAIREDSEVPVYGQCKATIFMNRVARVVRLYKYACTIRPVPAPKISEKCPDCPTETALDDQEILKTMKMGMEKYNKESGLANYFIPLNATKATYSSGMATFYTVEFTIQETSCANTTDLADIAKCEPMSCEFAHKGLCTSTHSHSPAGDEDISVECDIFEPEGAEKEKKQHLLGGETDHSHDTTKTDKSLGHDHEHDHTAVHKHEHSHNGQVHDHAHDHSQEHSHGHGHDHAHDGHEDGHTHHHTHEHGQGHGHAHSHDHAHDHDHVHAHHVKAHDHTQDKGDGAHHKYAHGHEDTHDHDHELALDHEHKHSHLHEHEHHHHHHQHDHEHKGARRPEGFVNMVASMDKPMILPAFPDQPAADGDKPTTLALHPDPEIPGEREPAIKPFPTTLSAECPIVAPEMPKLVDDLFALDPLFKIAA; this is translated from the exons ATGAAACAGTGCGTGCTCTTGCTGCTGGCCGTAGCCTGCGTCCACGCAGCGCCCGTCGACGTCTTGGCACCTGGTTCCTGCAAGGATGCCGTGGCCCTCGGGGCGGCCGAACAGGCCCTGAACAAGATCAACGCTGACCGCAGCGAGGGCTACGTCTTCGGACTGCACCGCCTGAGCAACGTTCACCAGATGCAGCAT GGGGAAAATGGCATTGTGTTTTATCTGACTCTTGATGTGGCGGAGACCAAGTGCCACGTGCTCAGCAAGAAGAGCTACAAGGACTGCGCTATCAGAGAGGACAGTGAGGTCCCG GTGTACGGTCAATGCAAAGCCACCATTTTCATGAACAGGGTGGCCAGAGTCGTTCGCCTCTACAAATATGCATGCACCATTAGGCCAG TTCCTGCCCCAAAAATTTCTGAAAAATGCCCCGACTGCCCCACTGAAACAGCTCTTGATGACCAGGAGATCTTGAAGACCATGAAAATGGGCATGGAGAAGTACAACAAAGAGAGTGGACTCGCTAACTACTTCATCCCCCTGAATGCCACCAAGGCAACCTACTCG TCTGGCATGGCCACATTCTACACTGTGGAGTTCACCATTCAGGAGACCTCTTGTGCCAACACCACTGACCTCGCAGACATTGCCAAGTGTGAACCGATGTCCTGTGAATTCGCC CACAAAGGCCTCTGCACGTCAACTCACTCCCATTCTCCAGCAGGTGATGAGGACATCTCTGTTGAGTGCGACATCTTTGAACCAGAG GGtgcagaaaaggagaaaaagcaGCACCTGCTGGGAGGTGAGACAGACCACAGCCATGACACTACTAAGACCGACAAGAGCCTGGGTCATGACCATGAGCATGACCACACCGCTGTTCACAAGCACGAGCACTCTCACAACGGGCAAGTGCACGACCACGCTCACGACCACAGCCAGGAGCACAGCCACGGGCACGGGCATGACCACGCTCACGACGGGCACGAGGACggccacacccaccaccacacgCACGAGCACGGCCAGGGCCACGGCCACGCGCACTCCCACGACCACGCTCACGACCACGACCACGTGCACGCTCACCACGTCAAGGCCCACGACCACACCCAGGACAAGGGCGACGGCGCGCACCACAAGTATGCGCACGGCCACGAGGACACCCACGACCACGACCACGAGCTGGCACTGGACCACGAGCACAAGCACAGCCACCTGCACGAGCacgagcaccaccaccaccaccaccagcacgaCCACGAGCACAAGGGGGCCCGCCGCCCCGAGGGCTTCGTCAACATGGTGGCCTCCATGGACAAGCCCATGATCCTGCCTGCTTTCCCCGACCAGCCAGCTGCTGACGGAGACAAGCCTACCACACTGGCTCTCCACCCTGACCCTGAGATCCCCGGAGAGAGGGAGCCGGCCATCAAGCCCTTCCCCACCACCCTCTCTGCCGAATGCCCCATCGTAGCCCCAGAGATGCCCAAGCTGGTTGATGACCTCTTTGCCCTAGACCCTCTCTTTAAAATTGCAGCATGA